In a genomic window of Halalkalicoccus sp. CG83:
- a CDS encoding Sjogren's syndrome/scleroderma autoantigen 1 family protein has translation MSEFDKEAEREKLRRKYEAEQEDRQATQRMSELLLQGATMTNRHCDACGSPIFRYEGQEFCPSCQAASSGEATPSQGSEAGGESPDPADTAPESEAEARRLADEQRTEPTDTASQPSEVREPDAAESSDPSSSVGTAAPADEPRPTPDVDVGTDTNDDLVGAREALAATIARLSRRAGDAEDPRRAREFLEAAREAAATLETLDGR, from the coding sequence GAGGCCGAACGCGAGAAGCTCCGCCGGAAGTACGAGGCCGAACAGGAGGACCGCCAGGCGACCCAACGGATGAGCGAACTCCTCCTGCAGGGCGCGACGATGACCAACCGTCACTGTGACGCCTGTGGTAGCCCGATCTTCCGCTACGAGGGCCAGGAGTTCTGTCCGTCCTGCCAGGCCGCGTCGAGCGGCGAGGCGACCCCTTCCCAGGGATCCGAGGCCGGAGGCGAGTCACCCGATCCCGCCGACACGGCTCCCGAATCCGAGGCCGAGGCCCGCCGGCTGGCCGACGAGCAACGGACCGAGCCGACCGACACCGCCTCCCAGCCCTCGGAGGTCCGGGAACCGGACGCGGCGGAGTCGTCCGACCCCTCGTCGTCCGTCGGAACCGCCGCGCCAGCGGACGAACCGAGACCGACCCCGGACGTCGACGTGGGTACGGATACGAACGACGACCTCGTCGGCGCTCGCGAGGCGCTCGCCGCGACGATCGCGCGTCTCTCGCGGCGCGCGGGCGACGCGGAGGACCCTCGGCGCGCCCGCGAGTTCCTCGAGGCCGCTCGCGAGGCGGCGGCGACCCTCGAGACGCTCGACGGCCGCTAA
- a CDS encoding AAA family ATPase has product MIVLLCGPPGVGKTTLATRVVDRLRARGATIGLLHSDDFASRTYERMYERVEHEGEDWLLDGTFYRREWRERFRGLDEVCIVHVTASLESCLERNRRRSDPISETGVHVVYREFEAPRAELTIDTDELSEEEAVDRLYEAIEERR; this is encoded by the coding sequence GTGATCGTGCTCCTCTGTGGCCCGCCGGGGGTCGGGAAGACGACGCTCGCGACGCGGGTGGTCGACCGGCTGCGGGCGCGCGGGGCGACGATCGGTCTGCTGCACTCCGACGACTTCGCCAGCCGGACCTACGAGCGGATGTACGAACGCGTCGAGCACGAGGGCGAGGACTGGCTGCTCGATGGGACGTTCTACAGACGCGAGTGGCGCGAGCGGTTTCGCGGTCTCGACGAGGTGTGCATCGTCCACGTTACCGCGAGCCTCGAGAGCTGTCTCGAGCGGAACCGGCGGCGATCGGACCCGATCAGCGAGACGGGCGTTCACGTGGTCTACCGGGAGTTCGAGGCGCCGCGAGCGGAGCTGACGATCGACACGGACGAGCTCTCGGAGGAGGAGGCGGTCGACCGACTGTACGAGGCGATCGAGGAGCGACGTTAG
- a CDS encoding RNA 2'-phosphotransferase, producing MADPVRSCPDHGYFTREACPVCGAISENVLGGERRTRLSKFASGALRHFPDDAGLSLDERGWADYDAFVAIVTDRYGWAEPEHVEATIATDPKGRFERLDGRVRAAYGHSVDVDLDAPETPVPDRLYHGTSPESVEAIREEGLRPMSRQQVHLSETVEEAREVGRRHAADPVVFEVDAAGMTADGRRVVRRGEGVYTTDRVPPEYLRLETDAEP from the coding sequence GTGGCCGACCCCGTACGCTCCTGTCCGGACCACGGCTACTTCACACGCGAGGCGTGTCCGGTCTGCGGGGCGATCAGTGAGAACGTCCTCGGCGGCGAACGCCGGACGCGGCTCTCGAAGTTCGCGAGCGGCGCGCTGCGACACTTCCCGGACGACGCCGGCCTCTCGCTCGACGAGCGGGGGTGGGCCGACTACGACGCGTTCGTCGCGATCGTCACCGACCGGTACGGCTGGGCCGAGCCTGAACACGTCGAGGCGACCATCGCGACCGACCCGAAGGGCCGGTTCGAACGCCTCGATGGACGGGTGCGCGCCGCCTACGGCCACTCGGTCGACGTGGACCTCGACGCGCCCGAGACGCCCGTCCCGGACCGACTCTACCACGGAACCTCCCCCGAGTCGGTCGAGGCGATCCGTGAGGAGGGGCTACGGCCGATGAGCCGCCAGCAGGTCCACCTCTCCGAGACGGTCGAGGAGGCACGCGAGGTGGGCCGGCGACACGCAGCCGATCCCGTCGTGTTCGAGGTCGACGCCGCGGGGATGACGGCCGACGGCCGGCGGGTCGTCCGCCGGGGCGAGGGGGTCTACACCACCGACCGGGTGCCTCCGGAGTACCTGCGCCTCGAGACGGACGCCGAGCCGTGA
- a CDS encoding dCTP deaminase/dUTPase family protein — protein MSLTDRVEGIVHEETQRHDRGLDLTVAEIHEIDEPGRVDFGGDELSDAGLSSHERTLRNPGDDYGWWYLDAGGYLLEYNEALSDGEPLTLQTREAVRARGAFHPTVTVETLDRMPLWVGGSGIRLKENARVSTLLPSER, from the coding sequence ATGTCCCTCACCGATCGTGTCGAAGGGATCGTCCACGAGGAGACCCAGCGCCACGACAGGGGGCTGGACCTCACCGTCGCGGAGATACACGAGATCGACGAGCCGGGACGCGTGGACTTCGGCGGCGACGAACTGTCCGACGCCGGGCTGTCGTCCCACGAGCGGACGCTTCGCAATCCCGGAGACGACTACGGCTGGTGGTACCTCGACGCCGGCGGCTACCTCCTCGAGTACAACGAGGCACTGAGCGACGGGGAGCCGCTGACGCTTCAGACGCGAGAGGCGGTCCGCGCTCGCGGGGCGTTCCACCCGACCGTCACCGTCGAAACCCTGGATCGGATGCCGCTGTGGGTCGGCGGTAGCGGAATCCGGCTGAAGGAGAACGCCCGCGTCTCGACGCTGCTCCCGTCCGAGCGATAA
- a CDS encoding acyl-CoA synthetase → MPTHNMEEYDDLRERFEWADVFEEADWDAPDELNVAHEVCDRHPDDDVALEYAGVDGERETLTFGDLAERSNRFANVLDGLVERGDRVFSYMPRVPEHYVALVGTLKAGAVFGGVNERFGPDGIAYRLDDCDAKAVVTTAENRETVGRALEDVPSVEHVLVVGEGREGDLDYHEECESASPEFEVARTDGEDDALLYYTSGTTGRAKGVLHKHRWIAGVAATQRYAVDLQEGDLYWSTADLGWLTGPINTLGAWFWGTSQLTYEGEFDPETWAGLLDEFPVTVLFSVPTAYRMLRENETLLEDVDLDLRHALSIGEPLSAGVVEWGEDVLGVTIHDTYGQTETGNMIINNYPTMELRPGSMGKPLPGIEATVVDPESGEPLAPGETGEIAQRGDYPCFFAGYWEQPEKTEACFVNDWYLSGDLGYLDEDGYFWFEGRADDVIISSGYRIGPFEVESSLGEHPAVAEAAVVPKSDRERGNVVKAYVVLSEGTDPSDELVEEIQNHVRSELAAHEYPREIEFVEELPKTVTGKIRRTELREQTA, encoded by the coding sequence ATGCCAACACACAACATGGAGGAGTACGACGACCTCCGCGAACGTTTCGAGTGGGCCGACGTCTTCGAGGAGGCCGACTGGGACGCGCCGGATGAACTAAACGTCGCCCACGAGGTCTGTGATCGCCACCCCGACGACGACGTGGCGCTCGAGTACGCCGGAGTCGACGGCGAGCGAGAGACGCTCACCTTCGGCGACCTCGCGGAGCGATCGAACCGGTTCGCGAACGTTCTCGACGGGCTCGTCGAGCGCGGCGACCGGGTGTTCTCCTACATGCCGCGGGTCCCCGAACACTACGTCGCGCTCGTAGGGACGCTGAAGGCGGGCGCCGTCTTCGGCGGGGTCAACGAGCGCTTCGGCCCCGACGGGATCGCCTACCGGCTCGACGACTGCGACGCGAAGGCCGTCGTCACGACCGCCGAAAACCGCGAGACGGTCGGCCGCGCCCTGGAGGACGTCCCCTCGGTCGAGCACGTGCTCGTCGTCGGGGAGGGTCGCGAGGGCGACCTCGACTACCACGAGGAATGCGAGTCGGCGAGCCCCGAGTTCGAGGTCGCTCGAACGGACGGCGAGGACGACGCGCTGCTCTACTACACGAGCGGCACCACGGGCCGTGCGAAGGGCGTCCTCCACAAACACCGCTGGATCGCGGGCGTCGCGGCCACCCAACGCTACGCCGTCGACCTCCAGGAGGGCGACCTCTACTGGTCGACCGCGGATCTGGGCTGGCTCACCGGGCCGATCAACACGCTCGGGGCGTGGTTCTGGGGGACGAGCCAGCTCACGTACGAGGGGGAGTTCGACCCCGAGACGTGGGCGGGTCTGCTCGACGAGTTCCCCGTTACGGTGCTGTTCAGCGTCCCCACCGCCTATCGGATGCTGCGGGAGAACGAGACGCTCCTCGAGGACGTCGATCTCGACCTGCGCCACGCGCTCTCGATCGGCGAGCCCCTCAGCGCGGGCGTCGTCGAGTGGGGCGAGGACGTGCTGGGCGTGACGATCCACGACACCTACGGCCAGACCGAGACGGGCAACATGATCATCAACAACTATCCGACGATGGAGCTTCGACCCGGGAGCATGGGCAAACCCCTACCCGGGATCGAGGCGACGGTCGTCGATCCCGAGAGCGGGGAACCGCTGGCGCCGGGTGAAACGGGTGAGATCGCCCAGCGGGGCGACTACCCCTGCTTCTTCGCGGGCTACTGGGAGCAACCCGAGAAGACCGAGGCGTGTTTCGTGAACGACTGGTATCTCTCGGGCGATCTGGGCTACCTCGACGAGGACGGCTACTTCTGGTTCGAGGGGCGTGCGGACGACGTGATCATCTCCTCGGGCTACCGGATCGGCCCGTTCGAGGTCGAGAGTTCGCTGGGCGAACACCCCGCGGTGGCCGAGGCCGCCGTCGTTCCCAAATCCGACCGCGAGCGGGGCAACGTCGTGAAGGCCTACGTCGTCCTCAGCGAGGGAACCGATCCCTCCGACGAACTCGTCGAGGAGATACAGAACCACGTCAGAAGCGAACTCGCCGCCCACGAGTATCCCCGCGAGATCGAGTTCGTCGAGGAGCTACCGAAGACGGTCACCGGGAAGATCCGTCGGACCGAACTCCGCGAGCAGACCGCTTAG
- a CDS encoding DEAD/DEAH box helicase, whose translation MAATDEQTHHVDHPLLEPGFIERRLYQLQLAGTAKDAHTLVCLPTGLGKTTVSLLVTAQRLDDLGGKALFLAPTKPLVEQHAEFYREALSIPDEEIVVFTGEVRPAERAALWDDARVVIATPQVVENDLVGGRISLEEVVHLTFDECHRATGDYSYVYIAERYHGDAENPLVTGMSASPGGDEEAILEVCENLGIREVEVMTEEDADVDEYTYDTDVEWNRIEVPEEIIEIRDALNEVVKDRLEKLKDLGVIDSARVDISRKELFGVRSELQKLIQNDQSEGYTGMSIHAEVMKLKHAVEVVESQGVESLEAYFERLRNEARSSGASKASQRLVSEPKVREAMRRAEAYDDLHPKLSETRRLAIETLVDGGKRVIVFTEFRDTAETLTDFLGEHVDARRFVGQGDKEGSSGMTQKQQKEVLDDFRAGEFEVLVSTSVAEEGLDVPEVDLVLFYEPVPTAIRSIQRKGRTGRQTEGRVVVLLAEDTRDEAYFWISRRREKEMESELRKLKGVAGEVEEQLDSSQRQLADFDAGESDDGLDHGLESFGSADAEGTAEEADDVDEPEEALESEEEPTVARAEPAEDGIEIVADQRELDSTIARDLSTREEIDVRLETLEVGDYVLSDRVAVERKSVADFLDTLVGGDRSVFEQVGDMARHYARPVVIVEGERLYEERNVHPNAIRGALSSLAIDFGASVLRTEDEADTAELLAVIAGREQRTADREVQVHGRKSSKTLAEQQEYVVGAIADIGPVTARSLLEHFGSVEDVLTANEDELLDVAGVGEVTAGRIREVVASAYDPQ comes from the coding sequence ATGGCCGCCACGGACGAGCAAACACACCACGTGGACCATCCGCTTCTCGAACCGGGGTTCATCGAACGCCGCCTCTACCAGCTCCAGCTCGCGGGGACCGCGAAGGACGCCCACACGCTGGTCTGTCTCCCGACCGGGCTGGGCAAGACGACGGTGAGCCTGCTCGTCACCGCCCAGCGCCTCGACGATCTGGGCGGGAAGGCGCTCTTTCTCGCGCCGACCAAGCCGCTCGTCGAGCAGCACGCGGAGTTCTACCGCGAGGCGCTCTCGATCCCCGACGAGGAGATCGTCGTCTTCACCGGCGAGGTCCGTCCCGCGGAGCGGGCGGCGCTGTGGGACGACGCTCGGGTCGTCATCGCCACCCCACAGGTGGTCGAGAACGACCTCGTCGGCGGGCGGATCTCGCTCGAGGAGGTCGTCCACCTGACGTTCGACGAGTGTCACCGCGCGACCGGCGACTATTCCTATGTGTATATCGCCGAACGCTACCACGGGGACGCGGAGAACCCCCTCGTCACGGGGATGAGCGCCTCGCCCGGCGGCGACGAGGAGGCGATCCTCGAGGTGTGTGAGAACCTCGGGATTCGCGAGGTCGAGGTGATGACCGAGGAGGACGCCGACGTCGACGAGTACACCTACGACACCGACGTCGAGTGGAACCGGATCGAGGTCCCGGAGGAGATCATCGAGATCCGCGACGCGCTCAACGAGGTGGTCAAAGACAGGTTGGAGAAGCTGAAGGATCTGGGCGTGATCGACTCCGCCCGGGTCGATATCTCGCGAAAGGAGCTGTTCGGCGTGCGAAGCGAGCTTCAGAAGCTGATCCAGAACGATCAGTCGGAGGGCTATACGGGCATGTCGATCCACGCGGAGGTGATGAAGCTGAAACACGCCGTCGAGGTCGTCGAGTCCCAGGGCGTCGAGTCGCTCGAGGCGTACTTCGAGCGCCTTCGCAACGAGGCCCGATCCTCGGGCGCGTCGAAGGCGAGCCAGCGGCTCGTTTCGGAACCCAAAGTTCGAGAGGCGATGCGCCGGGCCGAGGCGTACGACGACCTCCACCCGAAGCTCTCGGAGACGCGCCGACTGGCGATCGAGACGCTGGTCGACGGCGGAAAGCGGGTGATCGTCTTCACGGAGTTCCGCGACACCGCGGAAACCCTCACCGACTTTCTGGGCGAACACGTCGACGCGCGGCGGTTCGTCGGCCAGGGCGATAAGGAGGGCAGTTCGGGAATGACCCAGAAGCAGCAGAAGGAGGTGCTCGACGACTTCCGCGCGGGCGAGTTCGAGGTGCTGGTCTCGACCTCCGTCGCGGAGGAGGGCCTCGACGTGCCCGAGGTCGATCTCGTGTTGTTCTACGAGCCCGTGCCCACCGCCATCCGCTCGATCCAGCGAAAGGGGCGGACGGGCCGACAGACCGAGGGCCGGGTCGTCGTGCTGCTCGCGGAGGACACCCGCGACGAGGCGTACTTCTGGATCTCCCGACGGCGGGAGAAGGAGATGGAGTCCGAACTACGGAAACTGAAAGGCGTGGCGGGAGAGGTCGAGGAGCAGCTCGATTCGAGCCAGCGTCAGCTGGCGGACTTCGACGCCGGCGAGTCGGACGACGGGCTCGACCACGGCCTGGAGTCGTTCGGTTCGGCGGACGCGGAGGGGACGGCCGAGGAGGCCGACGACGTTGACGAGCCGGAGGAGGCCCTCGAAAGTGAGGAGGAGCCGACGGTCGCGCGAGCGGAGCCCGCGGAGGACGGGATCGAGATCGTCGCCGACCAGCGCGAACTCGACTCGACGATCGCCCGCGACCTCTCGACCCGGGAGGAGATCGACGTCCGTCTCGAGACGCTCGAGGTGGGCGATTACGTGCTCTCGGATCGCGTGGCGGTCGAGCGAAAGTCGGTGGCGGACTTCCTCGATACCCTCGTCGGCGGCGATCGCTCGGTGTTCGAGCAGGTGGGCGACATGGCGCGCCACTACGCCCGTCCGGTCGTGATCGTCGAGGGCGAACGCCTCTACGAGGAGCGAAACGTCCACCCCAACGCGATCCGGGGGGCGCTCTCGAGCCTCGCGATCGACTTCGGCGCCTCGGTGCTGCGAACCGAGGACGAGGCCGACACGGCGGAACTGCTCGCGGTGATCGCGGGGCGCGAACAGCGGACCGCCGACCGGGAGGTCCAGGTCCACGGCCGGAAGTCCTCGAAGACGCTCGCCGAACAGCAGGAGTACGTCGTCGGCGCGATCGCCGACATCGGTCCCGTGACGGCACGGTCGTTGCTGGAACACTTCGGCAGCGTCGAGGACGTACTGACCGCAAACGAGGACGAACTTCTCGACGTGGCGGGCGTCGGCGAGGTCACCGCGGGCCGGATCCGCGAGGTGGTCGCGAGCGCGTACGACCCCCAGTAG
- a CDS encoding alpha/beta fold hydrolase, with protein sequence MEMNHVRRGTGEPLLLVHGLGGSWRTWEPVLDRLAAEREVVAIDLPGHGETPPLPDETSMDTLAEAVTSFLEAQDLTGVDAVGNSMGARLVLELARRDEVDDTVALAPGGFWKGWERYFFYATIAPSIRLVRALQPARGRLAASAVGRTLLLAQLSARPWELPADVVEEELRTFAESPVFDELAYRLAFGPAQQGTDSTSGSVVIGWGDEDRLTLPRQARRARERFPDARWYWFEDAGHYLHWDAPEEAARLILETTGDGSRTGT encoded by the coding sequence ATGGAGATGAATCACGTGCGGCGGGGAACGGGCGAACCGCTGCTGCTCGTTCATGGCCTCGGCGGCAGTTGGCGGACGTGGGAGCCCGTTCTCGATCGGCTGGCCGCGGAGCGCGAAGTGGTTGCGATCGACCTTCCCGGCCACGGTGAAACCCCACCCCTGCCCGATGAGACGTCGATGGACACCCTCGCAGAGGCGGTCACCTCCTTCCTGGAAGCCCAGGACCTCACCGGGGTCGATGCCGTCGGGAACTCCATGGGTGCGCGGCTCGTTCTCGAACTGGCACGCCGTGACGAGGTCGACGACACCGTCGCGCTCGCCCCCGGCGGGTTCTGGAAGGGGTGGGAACGTTACTTCTTCTACGCCACGATCGCACCCTCGATCCGGCTCGTTCGCGCGCTCCAGCCCGCGAGGGGTCGTCTCGCCGCCAGCGCCGTGGGCCGTACGCTACTGCTCGCTCAGCTCTCGGCGCGCCCGTGGGAGCTTCCCGCCGACGTCGTCGAGGAGGAGCTGCGCACCTTCGCCGAGTCGCCCGTCTTCGACGAACTGGCGTACCGACTGGCGTTCGGTCCGGCCCAGCAGGGGACGGACTCCACGTCCGGCTCGGTCGTGATCGGATGGGGAGACGAGGATCGACTCACCCTTCCACGCCAGGCGAGACGTGCCAGGGAACGGTTCCCCGACGCACGCTGGTACTGGTTCGAGGACGCCGGCCACTACCTCCACTGGGACGCTCCCGAGGAGGCGGCGCGGCTGATCCTCGAGACCACTGGAGACGGTTCGCGAACGGGGACGTAA
- a CDS encoding dolichol kinase, producing MAEIGRRLIHASGTAAPASYLLGVLTWEQLGWLLTIGLVAVFVLEAIRLRVGLDWWIYENLTREYEREKVAGYALYMVGMVLASAFPPAIGVPAMLMLAIGDPLGGYLGGGSRRKGVGAIAAVFVVCFALAIPFVSPGVAALGALAATAADGYLVSIQGYVIDDNLTIPFASAVTMWLATTLL from the coding sequence GTGGCCGAGATCGGCCGGCGGCTGATACACGCGAGCGGGACGGCGGCGCCGGCGAGCTACCTGCTCGGCGTGCTCACGTGGGAGCAGTTGGGCTGGCTGCTCACGATCGGACTCGTCGCGGTGTTCGTCCTCGAGGCGATCCGCCTTCGAGTCGGGCTCGACTGGTGGATCTACGAGAACCTCACCCGCGAGTACGAACGGGAGAAGGTCGCGGGCTACGCGCTGTACATGGTCGGGATGGTCCTCGCGAGCGCGTTCCCGCCGGCGATCGGCGTACCCGCGATGTTGATGCTCGCGATCGGCGATCCGCTCGGCGGCTACCTCGGCGGCGGGAGCCGGAGGAAGGGTGTCGGCGCGATCGCCGCGGTGTTCGTCGTCTGCTTCGCGCTCGCGATCCCGTTCGTTTCGCCGGGCGTGGCGGCCCTGGGGGCGCTCGCGGCGACCGCCGCGGACGGCTATCTCGTCTCGATCCAGGGGTACGTGATCGACGACAACCTGACGATCCCCTTCGCGTCCGCGGTGACGATGTGGCTGGCGACCACGCTGCTCTGA
- the glyS gene encoding glycine--tRNA ligase, which yields MSDSASERESTKLAELAKRRGFFFPSNGVYGGVAGFYTYGPEGAALKRHLEEAWRDRFTVREGNREIEAPTIMPEAVFEASGHLEGFDDMLVECAECGESHRADHLVEDATAIEDAESLSIPEVEELIREHELVCPSCGTALAGEPVEEFNLMFETTIGPGTGQSGYMRPETAQGIFVEFPLLAEYARNQLPFGVTQIGPAYRNEISPRKGVVRVREFTQAELELFVDPERDEPDLSRVADVELTLYSIDEQREDGTAYLETTVGEAVEEGVIASEWVAYYLGIAQEWYERIGIDTDRFRFRQHLPGERAHYASDCWDAEAELGGDWVEIAGFAYRGDYDLAKHAEHSGEEFTVFEQYDEPIRTERATVDPDMSYLGPEFGAEAGEIADALERLAERDRTAFEGETVAVESDGEAYDIPTEKTGFAVEEVTESGEHVTPHVVEPSFGVGRTLYAVFAHAYREDEVDGESRTYLALDPEVAPTTVGVFPLMDRDGLGERARELLAELRSAGFEASYDDSGNIGRRYRRQDEVGTPFCVTVDYESLESGGVTVRERDSTEQVRVPIAGLVDVLADLRDGERSFEAIAEEYDEELSAGAENAPN from the coding sequence ATGAGCGATAGCGCCAGCGAGCGCGAGTCGACCAAGCTCGCGGAGCTCGCGAAACGACGGGGCTTCTTCTTCCCGTCGAACGGCGTTTACGGGGGTGTCGCCGGCTTCTACACCTACGGACCCGAGGGCGCGGCGCTGAAACGCCACCTCGAGGAGGCCTGGCGCGACCGCTTCACCGTCCGGGAGGGCAACCGGGAGATCGAGGCACCGACGATCATGCCCGAAGCCGTCTTCGAGGCCTCCGGACACTTGGAGGGGTTCGACGACATGCTCGTCGAGTGTGCGGAGTGTGGCGAGAGCCACCGTGCCGACCACCTCGTCGAGGACGCCACCGCCATCGAGGACGCCGAATCGCTCTCGATCCCCGAGGTCGAGGAGCTGATCCGCGAACACGAACTGGTCTGTCCCTCCTGCGGCACGGCGCTCGCCGGCGAGCCCGTCGAGGAGTTCAACCTGATGTTCGAGACCACGATCGGCCCCGGCACCGGCCAGTCGGGCTACATGCGCCCCGAAACGGCGCAAGGCATCTTCGTCGAGTTCCCGCTGCTGGCGGAGTACGCACGCAACCAGCTGCCGTTCGGCGTGACGCAGATCGGGCCCGCCTACCGCAACGAGATCAGTCCCCGCAAGGGCGTCGTTCGGGTCCGCGAGTTCACGCAGGCCGAGCTCGAGCTGTTCGTCGACCCCGAACGCGACGAGCCCGACCTCTCCCGGGTGGCGGACGTCGAGCTGACGCTCTACTCCATCGACGAGCAGCGCGAGGACGGCACGGCGTACCTCGAGACCACGGTGGGCGAGGCGGTCGAGGAGGGCGTCATCGCCAGCGAGTGGGTCGCCTACTACCTCGGGATCGCCCAGGAGTGGTACGAGCGGATCGGCATCGACACGGACCGGTTCCGCTTCCGCCAGCACTTACCCGGCGAACGGGCCCACTACGCCTCCGACTGCTGGGACGCCGAGGCCGAACTCGGCGGGGACTGGGTCGAGATCGCCGGCTTCGCCTACCGTGGCGACTACGACCTCGCGAAACACGCCGAACACTCCGGCGAGGAGTTCACCGTCTTCGAGCAGTACGACGAACCGATCCGAACGGAACGCGCGACCGTCGACCCCGACATGAGCTACCTGGGACCCGAGTTCGGCGCCGAGGCGGGCGAGATCGCCGACGCGCTCGAACGGCTCGCAGAACGCGATCGGACGGCGTTCGAGGGTGAGACGGTGGCGGTCGAGTCGGACGGGGAGGCCTACGATATCCCGACGGAGAAGACCGGCTTCGCGGTCGAGGAGGTCACCGAGTCGGGAGAGCACGTCACACCCCACGTCGTCGAGCCCTCCTTCGGCGTCGGTCGGACGCTCTACGCCGTCTTCGCCCACGCCTACCGCGAGGACGAGGTCGACGGCGAGTCGCGGACCTACCTCGCGCTCGATCCCGAGGTGGCGCCGACCACCGTCGGCGTCTTCCCGCTGATGGACCGCGACGGGCTCGGCGAGCGCGCCCGCGAGCTGCTCGCGGAGCTGCGCTCGGCCGGCTTCGAGGCGAGCTACGACGACTCGGGCAACATCGGACGGCGGTACCGGCGCCAGGACGAGGTCGGGACGCCCTTCTGCGTGACCGTCGACTACGAGAGCCTCGAGAGCGGGGGCGTGACCGTCCGCGAACGCGACTCGACCGAACAGGTCCGGGTGCCGATCGCCGGGCTCGTGGACGTGCTCGCGGACCTGCGCGACGGGGAGCGCTCGTTCGAGGCGATCGCCGAGGAGTACGACGAGGAGCTCTCCGCCGGCGCCGAGAACGCACCGAACTGA
- a CDS encoding CBS domain-containing protein — MNVADAMTPRPELVTVELPGTRDDALEYLQKGGFSSVPVVKVEDDTETFRGLVSRDSLIENPDEDQLALLLEEVPTITQEATVEELATLMLRERTRRVPVVNGELEGIVTITDVIRAIATGDADGGTEVGTVAARRINAVHAGTPLPVAERELHYADEPYAIVLDDDAEPAGILTEVDVLAVANVVEGEERIGDSLADDDDDWKWESIKSVGNRYLPTRNVELPTAPVSEFMTDDVVTVTKRKTAREVAQLMIRHDIEQIPMMSGNDLVGIVQDSHLLEALDER; from the coding sequence ATGAACGTCGCTGACGCGATGACGCCCCGTCCGGAGCTCGTTACCGTCGAGCTTCCGGGGACGCGCGACGACGCGCTCGAGTATCTCCAGAAGGGCGGGTTCTCCTCAGTGCCGGTCGTAAAGGTCGAGGACGACACCGAGACGTTCCGCGGGCTCGTCTCGCGCGACAGCCTCATCGAGAACCCCGACGAGGACCAGCTCGCGCTGCTCCTGGAGGAGGTCCCGACGATCACCCAGGAGGCGACGGTCGAGGAACTCGCTACCCTGATGCTCCGCGAGCGGACGCGGCGGGTCCCGGTCGTCAACGGCGAACTCGAGGGGATCGTCACGATCACCGACGTGATCCGCGCGATCGCCACCGGCGACGCCGACGGCGGGACCGAGGTGGGGACGGTCGCCGCCCGACGGATCAACGCCGTCCACGCAGGAACGCCGCTTCCGGTGGCCGAACGCGAGCTCCACTACGCCGACGAGCCCTACGCGATCGTGCTCGACGACGACGCCGAACCGGCCGGCATCCTCACCGAGGTGGACGTCCTCGCGGTCGCGAACGTCGTCGAGGGCGAGGAACGCATCGGCGACAGCCTCGCCGACGACGACGACGACTGGAAGTGGGAGAGCATCAAGTCGGTCGGCAACCGCTACCTCCCGACCAGGAACGTCGAGCTTCCGACCGCGCCCGTCTCGGAGTTCATGACCGACGACGTCGTGACGGTGACGAAACGCAAGACCGCCCGCGAGGTCGCCCAGCTGATGATCCGCCACGACATCGAACAGATCCCGATGATGAGCGGCAACGACCTCGTGGGCATCGTCCAGGACAGCCACCTGCTGGAGGCGCTCGATGAGCGATAG
- a CDS encoding DUF7556 family protein, whose translation MSTKATPASAVDGEPEVMASVDDDGAKTRLIIADTSTDDAWIAMAIEDAVVLSERC comes from the coding sequence ATGTCCACGAAGGCGACACCGGCGTCCGCTGTGGATGGCGAGCCCGAGGTGATGGCCTCGGTCGATGACGACGGCGCGAAAACGCGTCTCATCATCGCCGACACGAGCACCGACGACGCGTGGATCGCCATGGCGATCGAGGACGCGGTGGTGCTTTCGGAGCGCTGTTGA